The following proteins are co-located in the Apium graveolens cultivar Ventura chromosome 5, ASM990537v1, whole genome shotgun sequence genome:
- the LOC141661327 gene encoding protein LATERAL BRANCHING OXIDOREDUCTASE 1-like produces MAPASSFPIKVGHIHDVQELMQANEPHVPERFIRNKVETQASATTASNIPVVDLSKLLNGDETEFQSEMLKLSASCEEWGFFQVINHGIDEEVLSDIEKVAMEFFMLPAEEKRKRPIAPGMIQGYGQAFVFSEEQKLDWCNMLALAIEPFSFRDLSLWPIYPPTFSESLENYSREINKLCQSLLRFIAMTLSLNKNVFEEIFGEAVQAVRMNYYPPCPRPDDVNGLSPHSDGSGLTVLLQRKGSSAGLQILNNDTWVSVDPIPNALIINIGDTLEVLTNGKYKSVEHRAITHKEKDRLSIVSFYAPSYDKEIGPMPEMVDENNHANYKIYSQGEYSKHYVTNKLQGKKTLDFAKIHP; encoded by the exons ATGGCTCCAGCTTCCAGTTTTCCTATCAAGGTTGGTCATATTCATGATGTCCAGGAACTAATGCAGGCTAATGAACCACACGTTCCTGAACGATTCATCCGTAACAAGGTAGAAACGCAAGCATCTGCCACGACCGCCAGCAACATTCCTGTTGTTGATTTGTCAAAACTCTTGAATGGTGACGAAACTGAGTTTCAGTCAGAAATGTTAAAACTCTCTGCTTCGTGCGAGGAGTGGGGATTTTTCCAG GTGATAAATCATGGAATTGACGAGGAAGTGCTGTCAGATATAGAGAAAGTGGCAATGGAATTTTTTATGTTACCTGCAGAGGAGAAACGAAAACGTCCAATTGCACCAGGTATGATCCAGGGATACGGACAAGCGTTCGTGTTCTCTGAAGAACAGAAGCTGGACTGGTGTAACATGCTCGCTCTCGCTATAGAGCCTTTCTCCTTCAGGGACCTAAGTTTATGGCCCATTTATCCTCCTACTTTCAG TGAAAGTCTAGAAAATTATTCGAGGGAGATTAACAAACTTTGCCAAAGTCTTCTGAGATTCATAGCAATGACTTTGTCCCTAAACAAAAATGTGTTTGAAGAAATTTTTGGTGAAGCTGTACAAGCTGTGAGAATGAACTACTATCCACCGTGCCCAAGGCCAGACGATGTTAATGGCTTAAGTCCTCATTCGGATGGGAGTGGTCTCACAGTTTTGCTGCAGCGCAAGGGTAGCTCAGCTGGCCTTCAAATCCTTAACAATGATACTTGGGTCTCTGTCGATCCCATTCCAAATGCATTGATCATCAACATTGGTGACACCCTGGAG GTTCTAACAAATGGGAAATACAAAAGTGTGGAACATAGAGCAATTACGCACAAGGAGAAAGATAGGCTATCAATAGTTTCATTTTATGCGCCAAGCTACGACAAAGAGATTGGACCAATGCCTGAAATGGTAGATGAAAACAACCATGCAAACTATAAAATTTACTCTCAAGGAGAGTACAGTAAACACTACGTAACAAACAAACTGCAAGGAAAGAAGACGTTGGATTTCGCAAAGATTCATCCCTAA